In the Alkaliphilus oremlandii OhILAs genome, one interval contains:
- a CDS encoding YebC/PmpR family DNA-binding transcriptional regulator has product MGRIGNIIDRKSKQDAKKAKIYTKLARVISVAAREGGGDVEYNAALKNAIDKAKLQNMPNDNIDRAIKKGTGEGGSDQYEEIVYEGYGPSGVAVIVEVLTDNRNRTAGDVRHAFDKNGGNLGSTGCVSFMFDKKGQIIIEKEDHIDEETLMMVSLEAGAEDFISEEDAYEVITSIEDFHSVKEGIEKAGYKLLEANISYIPQTLSQLQSEDDIKKMNRLIDMLEDNDDVQNVYHNWEVML; this is encoded by the coding sequence ATGGGAAGAATTGGTAACATCATCGATAGAAAATCAAAACAGGACGCTAAAAAAGCAAAAATATATACGAAATTAGCTCGAGTGATTTCTGTTGCTGCACGAGAAGGCGGCGGCGATGTAGAGTATAACGCGGCTTTAAAAAATGCTATCGATAAAGCAAAGCTTCAAAATATGCCCAATGATAATATTGATCGAGCAATCAAAAAAGGTACAGGCGAAGGTGGCTCAGATCAATACGAGGAAATTGTATATGAAGGCTATGGACCGAGCGGTGTAGCTGTTATTGTTGAAGTACTGACAGATAATAGGAATAGAACTGCTGGAGATGTAAGACACGCCTTTGATAAAAATGGTGGAAATTTAGGTTCTACCGGTTGTGTTTCTTTTATGTTTGATAAAAAGGGACAGATTATTATAGAAAAAGAAGATCATATCGATGAGGAAACGCTAATGATGGTATCCTTAGAAGCTGGTGCAGAAGATTTTATTTCTGAGGAAGATGCATATGAGGTCATTACAAGTATCGAAGATTTTCACAGTGTAAAGGAAGGGATTGAAAAGGCAGGATATAAATTATTAGAGGCAAATATTTCCTATATTCCGCAAACCCTATCCCAATTACAAAGTGAAGATGATATTAAGAAAATGAACCGATTAATCGATATGCTGGAAGATAACGATGATGTTCAAAACGTCTACCATAACTGGGAAGTGATGCTATAA
- the nadE gene encoding NAD(+) synthase — protein sequence MTQNIQKNIDQVVEWLREQVRNAGAKGLTVGISGGIDSAVVACLIKKAFPENSLGVILPIKSSTKDVEHGILTAEACGIEYIEIDLGEEHNTVANKVVHQLNNKNLFNTGMERAMDSNLRARLRMSTLYAVANNLNYLVVGTDNAAEIYTGYFTKYGDGGVDILPIASLKKYEVYEWAKVLGVPKEVLEKEPSAGLWEGQTDEGEMGTSYKYIDEFLEGKAIPEKDLTVIERLHRNSAHKRTMPPSPKIG from the coding sequence ATGACTCAAAATATACAAAAAAATATAGATCAGGTAGTAGAATGGTTAAGGGAACAGGTGAGAAATGCTGGAGCAAAAGGATTAACCGTTGGAATTTCTGGTGGAATAGATTCCGCTGTAGTTGCATGCTTAATAAAAAAAGCATTTCCGGAAAATTCGCTGGGAGTCATACTTCCCATTAAGAGTAGTACAAAAGATGTGGAGCATGGCATCCTAACAGCAGAGGCTTGTGGGATAGAATACATAGAAATAGATTTAGGAGAAGAGCATAATACTGTAGCAAATAAAGTAGTGCATCAATTAAATAATAAAAACTTATTCAATACAGGAATGGAAAGAGCCATGGATTCAAATTTAAGGGCTCGATTAAGAATGAGTACATTATATGCCGTTGCCAATAATTTAAACTATTTGGTCGTTGGTACCGATAATGCTGCTGAAATCTATACGGGATATTTTACGAAATATGGGGATGGTGGTGTGGATATTTTACCGATCGCCTCTCTGAAAAAATATGAAGTATATGAATGGGCAAAGGTACTGGGGGTTCCGAAAGAAGTACTTGAGAAAGAACCGTCTGCAGGGCTGTGGGAAGGTCAAACGGATGAAGGAGAAATGGGAACAAGCTATAAATATATTGATGAATTTTTAGAGGGAAAGGCAATTCCAGAAAAGGATTTAACTGTAATTGAAAGGCTTCATAGAAATTCTGCCCATAAAAGAACAATGCCACCATCACCTAAAATTGGATAA
- a CDS encoding sulfite exporter TauE/SafE family protein codes for MVFIHSCSERISSLYLDKILYITFKARSDGMNKVSHFTFIILIGFTSGIVNGLFGAGGGTIAVLALTLIFSVSQHKAQATAISIILPLSLISGFIYYRSGFTTMETTVKVAIGGVIGSYIGSNLLNKIPENYLRKIFGAFIIVSALRMVF; via the coding sequence ATGGTTTTTATCCATTCCTGTAGCGAAAGAATATCTTCACTTTATTTGGACAAAATACTCTATATTACCTTTAAAGCTAGGAGCGATGGCATGAACAAGGTTTCTCATTTTACATTCATCATTTTAATTGGTTTTACTTCTGGCATCGTCAATGGATTATTCGGTGCCGGTGGTGGAACCATTGCCGTACTGGCTCTTACACTTATTTTTTCCGTTAGTCAACATAAAGCGCAGGCTACAGCCATATCGATCATTCTACCCCTATCTTTAATCAGTGGTTTTATATATTACAGAAGTGGATTTACAACAATGGAAACTACCGTCAAAGTTGCCATTGGCGGAGTAATTGGAAGCTACATCGGTTCCAATTTGCTAAATAAAATACCAGAAAATTACCTTCGAAAAATTTTTGGTGCTTTCATCATTGTTTCTGCTTTAAGGATGGTGTTTTAA
- a CDS encoding sulfite exporter TauE/SafE family protein, with amino-acid sequence MLFILLGVMAGLIGGMGIGGGTILIPSLIFLTDLNQQTIQSINLISFVPVAIVALFVHFRKGNIVSKLSIPLIGSGILGTIIGSKLALKLSSVILRKWFGGFLLVIGLYEVFFKGTKKK; translated from the coding sequence ATGCTCTTTATCTTGTTAGGGGTAATGGCTGGTTTAATTGGCGGAATGGGAATTGGGGGCGGAACTATACTGATCCCTTCTTTAATATTTTTAACAGATTTAAATCAGCAGACGATTCAAAGCATTAATTTGATATCTTTCGTTCCGGTTGCAATTGTTGCTTTGTTTGTGCATTTCAGAAAAGGTAATATCGTATCGAAGCTGAGTATTCCACTGATTGGCTCTGGTATTTTAGGTACGATTATCGGATCGAAATTAGCGCTGAAATTATCCTCTGTAATTTTAAGAAAATGGTTTGGTGGATTTTTGTTGGTCATAGGACTCTATGAAGTTTTTTTTAAGGGCACAAAAAAGAAATGA
- a CDS encoding CoA-binding protein, whose amino-acid sequence MDAIEVVKKEMLDRKVWAVIGATPDPEKFGYKIYKKLKDHGYTVYGVNPKYESIDGDQLYPSLKELPEKPECINMVVNPKLSKAALEEIGALGIEYVWFQPGTFDEDVIDTAEEKGMKIVFYDCVLVALGGDH is encoded by the coding sequence ATGGATGCAATAGAAGTAGTAAAAAAAGAGATGTTGGATCGAAAGGTGTGGGCAGTGATTGGTGCGACACCAGATCCAGAAAAATTTGGATATAAAATTTATAAAAAGTTAAAAGATCATGGATATACAGTTTATGGAGTGAATCCTAAATATGAAAGTATTGATGGCGATCAACTGTATCCAAGTTTAAAAGAATTGCCAGAGAAACCAGAATGTATCAATATGGTCGTGAATCCTAAGTTATCCAAGGCAGCACTAGAGGAGATAGGGGCACTTGGTATTGAGTATGTATGGTTTCAGCCAGGAACATTCGATGAAGATGTAATAGATACTGCAGAGGAAAAAGGAATGAAAATTGTATTTTATGATTGCGTGCTAGTAGCACTCGGAGGAGACCACTAA
- a CDS encoding YigZ family protein translates to MLKEYRTLLEYGEAEIIIDKSRFIGYAAPINSEEEAIAFIDSIKTKHRNATHNVPAYILGENNEIQRYSDDGEPSGTAGIPVLEVIKKEGLKDVVVVVTRYFGGIKLGTGGLVRAYTKGAKVGLDAAKIIIKRLYELVHIKIDYTMLGKIQNEILQNGYLIKTTEYDDSVHFYLYIEVPRIQQFKEQIIEWTNGRSTLESIEQEYLTEIDGKIIVP, encoded by the coding sequence ATGCTGAAAGAATATAGAACTTTACTAGAATATGGAGAAGCAGAAATTATTATAGATAAATCAAGATTTATAGGGTATGCAGCGCCTATTAATAGCGAAGAAGAAGCCATTGCCTTTATAGATAGCATCAAAACGAAGCATAGGAATGCAACGCACAATGTTCCTGCCTATATCCTTGGAGAGAACAATGAAATCCAGCGGTATAGTGATGATGGTGAGCCTTCCGGTACTGCAGGAATTCCTGTTTTAGAAGTTATAAAAAAAGAGGGACTAAAGGATGTTGTGGTTGTTGTAACTCGGTATTTTGGTGGAATCAAACTGGGTACAGGTGGTTTGGTTAGAGCCTATACAAAGGGTGCTAAAGTCGGTTTGGATGCAGCTAAAATAATCATAAAACGATTATATGAGCTGGTACATATCAAAATAGATTACACGATGCTTGGAAAAATTCAAAATGAGATATTACAGAATGGTTATCTAATAAAGACCACGGAATATGATGATTCAGTACATTTCTACCTATACATAGAAGTTCCTAGAATACAGCAATTTAAGGAACAAATTATTGAATGGACCAATGGAAGAAGCACCCTAGAATCCATAGAACAAGAGTATCTAACGGAAATTGATGGTAAAATTATAGTTCCGTAA
- a CDS encoding NUDIX domain-containing protein, whose translation MIFRNCAGGVVFYANQVFILKNEKNEWVLPKGVIRNGDLSMDVALCRVKAEAGIDAEILSTAGETSYEFFSVTRKQPVCNKITWFIMHAPNKSFEVDKESGFKDGGFYTIDNALEMITYSQDRSLVNLSYRKYKEIMKKEQERVNELIEVG comes from the coding sequence ATGATTTTTAGAAACTGCGCAGGTGGCGTTGTATTTTATGCAAATCAGGTATTTATCTTAAAGAATGAAAAAAATGAATGGGTTTTACCGAAAGGTGTAATTCGTAATGGTGATCTTTCTATGGATGTAGCGTTGTGCCGTGTAAAAGCTGAAGCTGGCATTGACGCAGAGATTCTATCCACAGCAGGTGAAACTAGTTACGAATTTTTTTCTGTTACGAGAAAACAACCGGTATGCAATAAAATAACTTGGTTTATCATGCATGCACCAAATAAATCCTTTGAAGTCGACAAAGAATCAGGATTTAAAGATGGTGGATTCTATACCATTGATAATGCATTAGAAATGATCACTTATAGTCAGGATCGATCATTAGTTAATCTTTCTTACAGGAAATACAAAGAAATAATGAAAAAAGAGCAAGAACGAGTCAATGAGCTGATTGAAGTAGGTTAA
- a CDS encoding HEAT repeat domain-containing protein — protein sequence MKEEKDTFINSTQHKIDDHFFISLLAGTKDERIEILNSLDETERIELATFLLKKIPMIENAEDKMIALWIAGEIKKESLTPVIHNEISHKHGGVRRMVCSALGKIGSVQSVDILHRGLQDVKPQVRQYAAKALKEIGNEKTIRRLNGLLNNPKELPYVRRSYEEAIHAIESRRKDPIERN from the coding sequence ATGAAGGAAGAAAAAGATACTTTTATAAATTCGACACAACATAAAATAGACGATCATTTCTTTATAAGCTTACTGGCAGGAACAAAAGATGAAAGAATAGAAATATTGAACTCCTTAGATGAAACAGAGCGCATAGAGCTTGCAACTTTTTTACTGAAAAAAATTCCAATGATTGAGAATGCAGAGGATAAAATGATTGCTTTGTGGATTGCTGGAGAAATAAAGAAGGAATCCTTAACCCCGGTTATACATAACGAAATTTCTCACAAACACGGTGGAGTACGCAGAATGGTGTGCTCCGCCTTAGGTAAAATAGGATCCGTACAGAGCGTGGATATCTTACATAGAGGACTACAGGATGTAAAACCACAGGTTCGGCAGTATGCAGCGAAAGCATTGAAGGAAATCGGGAATGAAAAGACCATAAGAAGGTTAAATGGTCTATTAAACAATCCAAAGGAATTGCCTTATGTACGAAGAAGCTATGAAGAGGCAATCCATGCCATCGAATCCAGACGAAAAGATCCAATAGAAAGAAATTAG
- the hflX gene encoding GTPase HflX, which yields MEIENIEDKEITKAILVGLNNTGKREKIDIEVSMEELEELAKAAGAQVLATAIQSRPAVDVTYFIGKGKVEEIKELCENLEANMVIFNDELSGSQIRNLEEEIGVDVIDRTALILDIFAQRASTKEGKLQVELAQLKYRMPRLIGLGRQLSQQGAGIGTRGPGEKKLETDRRHILKRIDDIESELKEVRKNREVQRGKRSKSEIPIVALVGYTNAGKSTLMNTLLKLSDHHDDTKEVYVEDMLFATLDVSLRRLSFPDKLDFILTDTVGFVSKLPHALVNAFKATLEEVKYADLLIHVIDASNEEYNLQKDTTLGVLNDLGVENKNIITVYNKIDKISDEALLPKEENCIHISAVTHKNIDVLIEKIRAEIGPDIIEVDLLIPYDKGNLLSSLHKEGIVLSTEYVEGGTQVNARLENMYYHKYEPYKLN from the coding sequence ATGGAGATAGAGAATATAGAGGATAAAGAGATCACGAAAGCAATACTAGTAGGACTGAATAATACTGGAAAAAGGGAAAAAATAGATATTGAAGTGTCTATGGAGGAATTAGAGGAACTTGCAAAAGCTGCTGGTGCACAGGTTCTAGCTACTGCCATTCAAAGTAGACCAGCCGTTGATGTAACCTATTTTATAGGAAAAGGGAAGGTCGAAGAAATAAAGGAACTCTGCGAAAACCTAGAAGCCAATATGGTAATTTTTAATGATGAGCTGTCTGGGTCGCAGATAAGAAACCTAGAGGAAGAAATCGGTGTTGATGTCATCGATCGCACTGCCCTTATTTTAGATATTTTTGCACAGAGAGCCAGTACGAAGGAAGGGAAGCTGCAAGTGGAGTTGGCTCAGCTAAAATACAGAATGCCAAGGCTCATCGGATTAGGACGGCAGCTTTCACAACAAGGAGCTGGTATTGGTACAAGAGGACCTGGAGAAAAGAAATTAGAGACCGATCGTCGACATATACTGAAGCGAATCGATGATATTGAAAGCGAATTAAAGGAAGTTCGGAAAAACAGAGAGGTGCAGAGAGGTAAGAGAAGTAAATCGGAAATTCCTATTGTGGCTTTGGTAGGGTATACAAATGCAGGGAAATCTACACTTATGAACACGCTTCTGAAACTCAGCGACCATCATGACGATACGAAGGAAGTATACGTTGAGGATATGCTATTTGCTACATTGGATGTATCCTTAAGACGACTATCTTTCCCAGATAAACTAGATTTTATATTGACGGACACCGTTGGATTTGTTAGTAAGTTGCCCCATGCCTTAGTGAATGCATTTAAAGCAACACTGGAGGAGGTAAAATATGCAGATTTATTGATTCATGTAATTGATGCATCCAACGAAGAATATAATTTACAAAAAGATACAACGCTGGGGGTTTTAAACGACCTTGGTGTAGAAAACAAAAATATTATTACAGTGTATAACAAAATCGATAAGATATCGGATGAAGCTCTTTTACCTAAGGAAGAAAATTGCATCCATATTTCTGCGGTAACCCATAAGAATATAGATGTATTAATAGAAAAAATCAGAGCAGAAATTGGCCCCGATATTATTGAAGTAGATTTATTAATTCCATACGACAAAGGGAACCTTCTATCGAGCTTACATAAGGAAGGGATTGTTCTTTCGACGGAATACGTAGAAGGCGGTACACAAGTGAACGCAAGATTAGAGAATATGTACTACCATAAATACGAGCCTTATAAACTAAATTAA
- the yunB gene encoding sporulation protein YunB encodes MMLIVSLILISSFVYIDRKITPSVQAIGELKAQEITTRAINESISNVLKEDIRYQDLIFVKEDEEGNVTLMQANTFLMNKVASDVALTIQGYLKQIQTTSDRIPLGNAFGSQLFAQYGPKMKLTVTPLGMVNVNFGTEFEESGINQTRHRIYLIINTSVRVMVPFSSNTIKVTTYFPIAETIIVGKVPMNYVNVPGDEMSNFVEPYE; translated from the coding sequence ATGATGCTCATCGTGAGTTTAATCTTAATCTCTTCCTTTGTGTATATAGATCGTAAAATTACGCCCAGTGTACAGGCCATTGGAGAATTAAAGGCACAAGAAATCACGACAAGGGCGATTAATGAATCCATCAGCAATGTATTAAAGGAGGATATACGTTATCAAGATTTAATTTTTGTAAAAGAGGATGAAGAAGGAAATGTTACGCTGATGCAAGCGAATACATTTCTCATGAATAAAGTAGCTTCAGATGTAGCTTTGACAATACAGGGATATCTTAAACAGATACAGACCACATCCGACCGAATACCCCTAGGAAATGCCTTTGGGAGCCAACTATTTGCACAATATGGACCGAAGATGAAATTGACAGTAACGCCACTGGGAATGGTCAATGTAAATTTTGGAACTGAATTTGAAGAGTCAGGAATCAACCAAACACGACATCGAATCTATTTAATTATCAATACCAGTGTAAGGGTCATGGTGCCGTTCAGCTCCAATACCATAAAGGTTACAACGTATTTCCCAATAGCAGAAACGATTATTGTAGGAAAAGTGCCGATGAATTACGTCAATGTACCTGGAGATGAGATGTCAAACTTTGTGGAGCCTTATGAATAA
- a CDS encoding transglycosylase domain-containing protein, which translates to MSEKKSNNQTDKKNNKKQKRLSIFRLIVVVVILVGFIAAGAIGGIVMGIIKNTEPIDPTGIYDMLDESSFIYDSEGQLIEKIESNNFRIVVDYADMPEDLKDAFVSIEDERFWTHKGVDIRRMFGALWTNIRKGSRQGASTINQQLAVNLYLERSDSSYTRKIKDIYYGIILDQQLSKEQILEAYLNTIYLGSGAHGVQAAAQVYFSKDVKDLTLAESALIAGITKFPSRNTPIITLKKEDVKEHHIVLDDSDPQYTIIMNEKIDEYVIHRQKLVLNSMKRLGYITEAEYDQALNEDVKSSLKPNRRIDENISSFFGDLVKKDVMKALEGVGYSQEEAFDMLYSGGLRINSTLDTRIQKIVDEEFSKSNNFPKISGSDRAALLAKDGFTEDEQKNILDAAGQIQPQSAMVISDPTTGEIKAIVGGRMTSGQRIFNRALSPRQPGSSIKPIAVYAPAVELGYSPGTIVDDIPGYFNSASPNSPWPRNFYKSYKGLITFREAVERSANVIAVKLAATMNGDRNSSINTMISYMKNMGITTIHDKENPLTVNGKRYTDETLSTALGGMTKGVSPLEMNAAYNVLANGGTYTKPTTFTTVYDRHGNLILENKPEQHRAITEQTAFLVTDMLRGVVSSPRGTGRGASIGSMPVAGKTGTTDDQKDAWFVGYTPYYSAAVWIGSDQPVSLGTGSPAAAKLWSTVMKKVHEGLPVKDFEEPSNIKRVSICSVSGKMPTEYCALDPRGSTVITELFVEGTQPTEYCDVHVRAEIHVPTGKLATDLTPFWQVESRIFVQRPIPYIPSENGGIVPEDYIYELPTEYYDVLKDGLGITFPNNNGNDPDEEIPSNDNEDNNNANFRPGD; encoded by the coding sequence ATGTCAGAAAAAAAATCTAATAACCAAACTGACAAGAAAAATAATAAAAAGCAAAAAAGATTAAGTATTTTTAGATTAATCGTAGTTGTAGTTATATTAGTAGGTTTTATTGCCGCTGGTGCCATTGGCGGTATCGTAATGGGTATTATAAAGAATACTGAACCGATTGATCCTACAGGTATATACGATATGTTGGATGAAAGCTCCTTTATTTACGACTCAGAAGGTCAACTGATAGAAAAGATAGAGTCCAATAATTTTAGAATTGTAGTGGATTACGCGGATATGCCGGAAGACTTAAAAGATGCTTTCGTTTCTATTGAGGACGAGCGTTTTTGGACTCATAAAGGAGTCGATATCAGACGTATGTTTGGCGCACTTTGGACAAACATACGAAAAGGCTCTCGACAAGGTGCCAGTACCATTAACCAGCAATTAGCTGTAAACTTATATTTGGAGCGTTCCGACTCTTCTTATACAAGAAAAATTAAAGATATCTACTATGGTATCATTTTAGACCAACAGCTGTCAAAGGAACAGATTTTAGAAGCTTATTTAAATACCATTTATTTAGGAAGCGGTGCCCATGGCGTACAGGCCGCTGCACAGGTATATTTTTCAAAGGACGTTAAAGATCTTACACTGGCAGAATCTGCATTGATTGCTGGTATTACTAAATTTCCATCGAGAAATACACCGATCATCACTTTGAAAAAAGAAGATGTTAAAGAGCATCACATCGTCTTAGATGATTCAGATCCTCAATATACTATAATAATGAATGAAAAAATTGATGAATACGTTATTCATCGGCAAAAATTAGTGCTTAATTCCATGAAAAGATTAGGTTATATTACCGAAGCTGAGTATGACCAAGCCCTGAATGAAGATGTTAAATCCAGTCTAAAACCAAATCGACGAATCGATGAAAACATCTCTTCTTTCTTTGGAGACCTGGTCAAAAAAGACGTTATGAAGGCTTTAGAAGGTGTGGGCTATTCTCAAGAAGAAGCCTTTGACATGCTTTATTCCGGAGGACTTAGGATTAATAGTACCTTAGATACCAGAATACAAAAAATTGTAGATGAAGAATTTTCTAAATCCAATAATTTCCCCAAAATAAGTGGCTCTGATAGAGCAGCTTTATTGGCAAAAGACGGATTTACCGAAGATGAACAAAAAAACATCCTGGATGCTGCTGGTCAAATACAACCGCAGTCTGCTATGGTTATCAGCGATCCTACAACTGGTGAAATCAAAGCCATTGTTGGTGGTCGAATGACCTCTGGACAAAGAATATTCAATAGAGCACTCAGTCCTAGACAGCCGGGTTCATCTATTAAACCGATCGCAGTGTATGCACCTGCTGTAGAGCTTGGTTATTCACCAGGGACTATAGTCGATGACATACCTGGTTATTTTAACAGCGCCTCTCCTAACTCACCTTGGCCAAGAAACTTTTATAAAAGCTATAAAGGTCTCATTACCTTCCGTGAAGCTGTGGAGCGTTCAGCCAACGTAATTGCTGTTAAACTAGCAGCCACTATGAATGGAGATCGAAATTCCTCCATCAATACCATGATTAGCTATATGAAAAATATGGGGATCACTACGATTCATGATAAAGAAAATCCACTAACTGTGAATGGAAAGCGTTATACAGATGAAACACTGTCCACTGCTTTGGGTGGTATGACAAAGGGTGTTAGCCCACTGGAAATGAATGCTGCCTACAATGTATTAGCCAATGGTGGTACTTACACAAAGCCAACCACTTTTACGACAGTCTATGATCGACACGGCAATCTAATCTTAGAAAATAAACCGGAGCAACATAGAGCCATTACTGAACAAACTGCTTTTCTTGTAACGGATATGCTTCGCGGTGTTGTTTCTTCTCCGAGAGGTACCGGTAGAGGTGCTAGCATCGGAAGCATGCCGGTAGCTGGTAAAACAGGGACAACGGATGATCAAAAAGATGCTTGGTTTGTGGGTTATACACCTTATTATTCTGCTGCTGTTTGGATTGGCTCCGATCAACCTGTAAGCTTAGGTACAGGTAGCCCTGCTGCTGCAAAGCTATGGAGCACAGTAATGAAGAAAGTCCACGAAGGACTTCCCGTTAAGGATTTTGAAGAACCAAGTAATATAAAGAGAGTTAGTATATGTTCTGTTTCCGGAAAAATGCCTACAGAATATTGTGCATTGGACCCTAGAGGAAGTACTGTTATCACAGAATTATTTGTAGAGGGTACACAGCCTACCGAATACTGTGACGTACACGTTCGTGCAGAAATTCACGTGCCTACTGGAAAATTGGCTACAGATTTAACGCCGTTCTGGCAAGTAGAATCTAGAATATTTGTTCAAAGACCAATACCTTACATTCCATCAGAAAATGGTGGTATTGTTCCAGAAGATTATATCTACGAGCTGCCTACTGAATACTACGATGTTTTAAAAGATGGACTAGGAATCACTTTCCCGAATAACAATGGAAATGATCCAGATGAGGAAATCCCATCGAACGACAATGAAGACAACAATAATGCGAATTTCCGTCCTGGCGATTAG
- the spoVAE gene encoding stage V sporulation protein AE: MEYIKAFIVGGAICVIGQIIINKTQLTPAHVLVLFVTTGVILGALGVYEPIVKFGGAGATVPIPGFGYALAKGTISAVKEDGLLGAFTGGISATAGGITAAIVFGYLMAVFFNPKTKP, from the coding sequence ATGGAATATATCAAGGCATTCATTGTAGGTGGAGCAATTTGTGTCATCGGTCAGATTATAATTAATAAGACACAACTTACACCTGCCCATGTATTAGTATTATTTGTAACAACAGGCGTAATATTAGGAGCACTAGGTGTATATGAGCCTATTGTAAAATTCGGAGGCGCAGGTGCAACTGTACCAATACCTGGATTTGGATATGCTTTGGCAAAGGGAACGATTTCAGCAGTGAAAGAAGATGGGCTCCTAGGCGCTTTTACTGGAGGAATATCAGCTACAGCCGGTGGTATTACGGCGGCCATTGTATTTGGGTATTTGATGGCAGTGTTTTTTAATCCAAAGACGAAGCCATAA
- the spoVAD gene encoding stage V sporulation protein AD: MAVKKIGSQTIKLLNPPSIISAGSIVGPKEGDGPLAQYFDKIVQDDLLGEDSWEMAESALVKEAANIALGKVNLTLDDMEYMFGGDLLNQIMSTSFAARDMKVPFFGLYGACSNFTESLSLASMIVDGGYADQVITTTSSHFSSAERQYRFPLESGNQRPLTSQWTVTGAGATIISSVGEGPYITYVTTGKVIDFGIKDAANMGAAMAPAAVDTIRAHFTDTGFKPEDYDLIITGDLGIIGHEIAMELLQKEGYNMSKVFKDCGVEVFDNERQDTHSGGSGCGCSAVVSCGYLYKELQAKKLNKILIVSTGALLSSTSSLQGESIPSIAHAVTIENKLN; encoded by the coding sequence ATGGCAGTAAAAAAGATAGGCAGTCAAACGATTAAATTGTTAAATCCTCCCTCCATTATTTCCGCAGGTTCTATTGTTGGACCAAAAGAGGGCGATGGACCGCTTGCACAATACTTTGATAAGATCGTGCAGGATGATTTATTGGGAGAAGATAGCTGGGAAATGGCAGAGAGTGCATTGGTAAAGGAAGCAGCAAATATTGCCTTGGGAAAAGTTAATTTAACTTTAGATGATATGGAGTATATGTTTGGTGGAGATTTACTGAATCAAATTATGTCTACATCCTTTGCGGCTAGAGATATGAAGGTTCCTTTTTTCGGTTTGTATGGAGCTTGCTCTAACTTTACAGAATCCCTCAGCTTAGCCTCTATGATTGTAGATGGTGGATATGCAGATCAAGTAATTACTACAACATCCAGCCATTTTTCATCTGCAGAGAGACAATATCGATTTCCATTAGAGTCTGGAAATCAGAGACCCCTTACATCACAGTGGACAGTTACGGGCGCTGGTGCTACTATCATTTCTTCTGTAGGCGAAGGCCCTTACATTACTTACGTTACCACTGGAAAAGTTATCGATTTTGGAATCAAAGATGCTGCGAATATGGGTGCCGCCATGGCACCAGCAGCAGTCGATACAATAAGAGCACATTTCACCGACACTGGATTTAAGCCAGAGGATTACGATCTTATTATTACGGGGGATTTGGGCATTATTGGTCATGAAATTGCTATGGAGCTACTGCAAAAAGAAGGCTATAATATGTCTAAGGTCTTTAAAGACTGTGGTGTAGAGGTCTTTGATAATGAAAGGCAGGACACACATTCAGGAGGAAGCGGCTGTGGTTGTTCGGCAGTTGTATCCTGCGGATATCTGTACAAAGAGTTACAAGCTAAAAAGTTAAATAAAATACTGATCGTTTCGACAGGAGCATTGCTATCATCCACAAGTTCTTTACAAGGAGAATCTATTCCTAGTATCGCTCATGCTGTTACGATAGAAAATAAATTGAATTAG